The Pantoea sp. At-9b genome includes a window with the following:
- a CDS encoding GNAT family acetyltransferase, with translation MEIRSFRQEDFEEVITLWERCDLLRPWNDPELDIERKMNHDPDLFLVAEVGGEVVGTLMGGYDGHRGAAYYLAVHPDYQGRGFANALMNRLEKKLIARGCPKIHLMVREENDQVVAFYEKLDYEPVDSLLFGKRLIEDREY, from the coding sequence ATGGAAATCCGTTCTTTCCGCCAGGAAGATTTTGAAGAAGTGATCACGCTCTGGGAGCGTTGCGATCTGTTGCGCCCGTGGAATGATCCGGAGCTGGACATCGAACGCAAAATGAACCATGACCCGGATCTCTTCCTGGTAGCCGAAGTCGGTGGCGAGGTCGTGGGCACGCTGATGGGCGGCTACGATGGCCATCGTGGCGCGGCTTACTATCTGGCGGTGCATCCGGATTATCAGGGGCGCGGCTTTGCTAATGCACTGATGAACCGTCTGGAAAAGAAACTGATCGCGCGGGGATGCCCGAAAATTCATCTGATGGTGCGTGAAGAGAACGATCAGGTGGTGGCGTTCTATGAAAAGCTCGATTACGAACCGGTGGACTCGCTGCTGTTTGGTAAACGGTTGATTGAAGATCGCGAGTATTAA
- the maeB gene encoding NADP-dependent oxaloacetate-decarboxylating malate dehydrogenase, whose protein sequence is MDDQLKQSALDFHQYPTPGKIQVSPTKPLATQRDLALAYSPGVAAPCLEIAVDPLAAHKYTARGNLVAVISNGTAVLGLGNIGALAGKPVMEGKGVLFKKFAGIDVFDIEIDEHDPDKLIEVIAALEPTFGGINLEDIKAPECFYIEQKLRERMKIPVFHDDQHGTAIICTAAVLNGLQIVKKAISDVRLVVSGAGASAIACLNLLVALGMQRHNIVACDSKGVIWRGRDAEMAETKALYAVEDTGKRTLEEVIAGADIFLGCSGPQVLTPEMVRQMAKDPLILALANPEPEIMPPLAKAVRPDAIICTGRSDFPNQVNNVLCFPFIFRGALDVGATAINEQMKLAAVHAIAALAQAEQSDVVASAYDDQDLSFGPDYLIPKPFDPRLIVQIAPAVAQAAMESGVATRPIEDFDAYREKLTEFVYKTNLFMKPIFSQARKEPKRVVLAEGEEARVLHATQELVTLGLAKPILIGRPNVIAMRLQKQGLKIEAGKDFEVVNNESDPRFKAYWSEYYQMMKRRGVTPEMAQRAVIGNPTLIGAIMVHRGEADAMICGTVGDYHEHYEVIEKVFGFRPDVRVAGAMNALLLPSGNTFITDTYVNEDPTPEQLADITLMAAETVRRFGIEPRVALLSHSSFGTSNAPGARKMREALALIQQRAPDLEIDGEMHGDAALVENIRRELMPDSPLKGTANLLIMPNVEAARISYNLLRVSCSEGVTVGPVLMGISKPVHVLTRIASVRRIVNMVALAVVEAQTEPL, encoded by the coding sequence ATGGACGATCAACTGAAGCAAAGCGCTCTCGATTTTCACCAGTATCCCACCCCCGGAAAAATTCAGGTGTCACCCACCAAACCGCTGGCGACTCAGCGTGATTTGGCGCTGGCCTATTCACCGGGCGTGGCGGCCCCCTGCCTTGAGATTGCCGTGGACCCACTGGCGGCGCATAAATACACCGCGCGCGGTAACCTGGTCGCCGTGATCTCGAACGGTACGGCGGTACTGGGCCTCGGCAATATCGGCGCACTGGCGGGTAAACCGGTGATGGAAGGCAAGGGCGTGCTGTTTAAGAAGTTTGCCGGTATCGACGTGTTTGATATCGAAATCGACGAGCACGACCCGGATAAATTGATTGAGGTGATCGCCGCACTGGAACCGACCTTTGGCGGTATCAACCTTGAAGATATTAAAGCGCCGGAGTGCTTCTATATTGAGCAGAAGCTGCGTGAACGCATGAAAATCCCGGTGTTCCATGATGATCAGCACGGTACTGCCATCATCTGTACCGCCGCGGTGCTGAATGGGTTGCAGATTGTGAAAAAAGCCATCTCCGATGTACGGCTGGTGGTGTCGGGGGCGGGCGCTTCAGCAATCGCCTGTCTCAACCTGCTGGTGGCATTGGGTATGCAGCGCCACAACATTGTGGCGTGTGATTCGAAGGGGGTGATTTGGCGGGGCCGGGATGCTGAGATGGCTGAAACCAAAGCGCTGTATGCCGTTGAGGATACGGGTAAACGCACGCTGGAAGAGGTGATAGCCGGGGCGGATATTTTCCTCGGTTGCTCCGGGCCGCAGGTGCTGACGCCAGAGATGGTCAGGCAGATGGCAAAAGATCCGTTGATTTTGGCGCTGGCTAACCCGGAACCGGAAATCATGCCGCCGTTAGCCAAAGCGGTGCGGCCCGATGCCATCATCTGTACCGGACGTTCGGATTTCCCCAATCAGGTCAATAACGTGCTGTGTTTCCCGTTTATCTTCCGTGGTGCGCTGGATGTCGGGGCGACGGCCATCAACGAACAGATGAAACTGGCGGCGGTGCACGCCATTGCGGCACTGGCGCAGGCAGAGCAGAGCGATGTGGTGGCTTCGGCCTATGACGATCAGGATCTGAGTTTTGGACCGGATTATCTGATCCCCAAACCCTTTGACCCGCGCCTGATTGTGCAGATTGCGCCAGCGGTGGCTCAAGCCGCAATGGAATCTGGCGTCGCCACGCGACCGATTGAGGACTTCGACGCCTACCGCGAAAAGCTCACCGAATTTGTTTATAAAACCAATCTGTTTATGAAACCGATTTTCTCGCAGGCGCGCAAAGAGCCGAAGCGGGTGGTGCTGGCAGAAGGGGAGGAGGCGCGGGTGCTGCATGCGACTCAGGAACTGGTCACGCTCGGGCTGGCGAAACCGATTCTGATTGGTCGTCCCAACGTGATCGCCATGCGTCTGCAAAAGCAGGGACTGAAAATCGAAGCCGGTAAAGATTTCGAGGTGGTCAATAACGAATCGGACCCACGCTTCAAAGCCTACTGGAGCGAATATTACCAGATGATGAAACGCCGTGGCGTCACACCGGAGATGGCGCAGCGCGCGGTGATCGGTAATCCCACCCTGATCGGGGCGATCATGGTTCATCGTGGTGAAGCCGATGCGATGATTTGCGGCACCGTTGGCGATTATCACGAACATTACGAGGTGATTGAGAAGGTGTTTGGTTTCCGTCCTGATGTGCGTGTCGCCGGGGCGATGAATGCCCTGCTGCTGCCGAGTGGCAACACCTTTATCACCGATACCTATGTTAATGAAGATCCGACACCAGAGCAGTTAGCGGATATCACGTTAATGGCTGCCGAGACGGTACGACGCTTTGGTATCGAGCCACGCGTGGCGCTGCTGTCGCACTCCAGTTTTGGTACCTCGAATGCACCGGGCGCGCGTAAGATGCGCGAAGCGTTGGCGCTGATTCAGCAGCGTGCACCGGATCTGGAGATTGACGGTGAAATGCACGGTGATGCGGCACTGGTGGAAAACATTCGGCGGGAATTGATGCCGGACAGCCCGTTAAAAGGCACCGCCAATTTGTTGATCATGCCAAATGTTGAAGCGGCGCGTATCAGCTATAACCTGCTGCGCGTCTCCTGTTCGGAAGGGGTGACGGTCGGGCCGGTGTTGATGGGCATCAGCAAACCAGTGCATGTGTTAACCCGCATCGCCTCAGTGCGACGGATCGTCAATATGGTGGCGCTGGCGGTGGTCGAGGCGCAGACCGAACCGTTGTAA
- a CDS encoding Dyp-type peroxidase translates to MSQFQSGILLEHRRFAIWLEARVTGDLDALRLGSKTFLQHLALLQQQFADAGLGAVVAFGDTLWRDLQGADSAPELKAFSALGKGIAPATQHDLLIHIQSLRHDVNFSLAQAALVAFADAVSVEEETHGFRWVEERDLSGFVDGTENPQGEQRQQVAIIADGPDAGGSYVFTQRWEHNLKLWNRMAVEKQEAVMGRTKVENEEIPGEERPATSHLSRVDLKEEGKGLKILRQSLPYGTASGTHGLFFIAYCNRLYNIEQQLLSMFGERDGKMDAMLRFTKPVTGSYYFAPSLDALQAL, encoded by the coding sequence ATGTCTCAATTTCAGAGCGGAATCCTGCTGGAACACCGCCGTTTCGCCATTTGGCTGGAAGCCCGTGTCACGGGCGACCTCGATGCGCTGCGCCTGGGCAGCAAAACCTTTCTGCAACACCTCGCATTGCTCCAACAACAATTTGCCGATGCCGGTCTGGGCGCGGTGGTCGCGTTTGGCGATACGCTGTGGCGTGATTTGCAGGGTGCCGATAGCGCACCGGAGCTGAAAGCCTTTAGCGCGCTGGGTAAAGGTATTGCGCCCGCCACTCAGCATGATTTGCTGATCCACATCCAGTCGCTGCGTCATGACGTTAACTTCTCACTGGCACAGGCAGCGCTGGTAGCGTTTGCTGATGCCGTGAGCGTCGAAGAAGAGACGCACGGTTTCCGCTGGGTGGAAGAGCGCGATCTCTCCGGTTTTGTCGATGGCACGGAGAATCCCCAGGGTGAACAGCGTCAGCAGGTGGCGATCATCGCCGATGGCCCGGATGCCGGGGGCAGTTACGTGTTCACGCAGCGTTGGGAGCATAACCTGAAGCTGTGGAATCGCATGGCGGTTGAGAAACAGGAAGCGGTGATGGGACGCACCAAAGTGGAGAACGAAGAGATACCCGGCGAGGAGCGTCCGGCGACGTCGCATCTCAGCCGTGTCGATCTGAAAGAAGAGGGGAAAGGGCTGAAGATTTTGCGTCAAAGCCTGCCTTACGGTACTGCCAGCGGCACCCACGGCCTGTTCTTTATCGCTTACTGCAACCGTCTGTATAACATCGAGCAGCAACTGCTGAGTATGTTTGGCGAGCGCGATGGCAAGATGGACGCGATGCTGCGCTTCACCAAACCGGTGACCGGCAGCTACTATTTTGCTCCCTCGCTCGACGCCTTACAGGCGCTGTAA
- the ampH gene encoding D-alanyl-D-alanine-carboxypeptidase/endopeptidase AmpH encodes MKKRTPFLLSLLVSLLPLKSMAQVSPDPLLASQIVDRYAEHIFYGSGAVGMALVAIDGNQRVFASFGETSPGNNTRPQQDSLIRIASLSKLMTSEVMVKMAERGQIRLDDPLSKYAPSGVRVPNFNGQPIRLINLSTHTSGLPREQPGGKPHRPVFVWPTRSDRWQWLSRAALKAAPGANAAYSNLGYDLLGDALAKAGGQPYPALFQQLITRPLGMKDTTYTPSPDQCKRLMIAEKGASPCNNTLAAIGSGGVYSTPDDMGRWMQQFLNSAVNKRTPQIDRMQTLIYRRDQLNKVEGMDVPGRADALGMGWVYMGPKNGRPGIIQKTGGAGGFITYMAMVPQQNVGVFVVVTRSPLTRFTPMSDGVNDLLAELVGNQNGSPMMVQAIR; translated from the coding sequence TTGAAAAAACGTACACCTTTTTTACTGAGCTTACTGGTTTCGCTGCTTCCGTTAAAAAGCATGGCGCAGGTGTCACCGGACCCCCTGCTTGCTTCGCAGATCGTTGATCGTTACGCAGAACATATCTTTTACGGCAGCGGTGCCGTGGGCATGGCATTGGTGGCGATTGATGGCAACCAGCGCGTGTTCGCCAGCTTTGGTGAAACCAGCCCGGGCAACAACACCCGGCCACAACAGGATTCGCTGATTCGTATCGCTTCACTCAGCAAACTGATGACCAGCGAAGTGATGGTAAAAATGGCTGAGCGTGGTCAGATTCGCCTCGACGATCCCTTAAGCAAATATGCGCCGTCTGGCGTGCGTGTGCCGAACTTCAACGGCCAACCGATTCGGCTGATTAACCTGTCTACCCATACCAGCGGCCTGCCACGTGAGCAGCCAGGTGGTAAACCGCATCGTCCGGTATTTGTCTGGCCGACCCGCAGTGACCGCTGGCAATGGCTTTCGCGTGCTGCGCTGAAAGCAGCTCCGGGTGCCAATGCGGCGTATTCCAACCTCGGTTATGACCTGTTGGGCGACGCGCTGGCGAAAGCAGGCGGTCAGCCCTATCCGGCGCTGTTCCAGCAGCTTATCACCCGTCCGTTGGGGATGAAGGACACCACCTATACGCCGTCGCCGGATCAATGTAAGCGTCTGATGATTGCTGAAAAAGGTGCCAGTCCATGTAATAACACCCTCGCAGCCATTGGCAGCGGTGGTGTCTATTCAACGCCGGATGATATGGGGCGCTGGATGCAACAGTTCCTCAACTCCGCCGTCAACAAACGCACGCCGCAGATCGATCGGATGCAAACGTTGATTTATCGCCGTGACCAGTTGAATAAAGTGGAAGGGATGGATGTTCCCGGACGCGCCGATGCACTGGGCATGGGTTGGGTGTATATGGGGCCAAAAAATGGCCGTCCGGGCATTATTCAGAAAACCGGCGGTGCGGGCGGTTTCATTACCTATATGGCAATGGTGCCCCAGCAAAATGTCGGGGTGTTTGTGGTGGTGACACGCTCGCCGCTGACACGCTTTACGCCGATGAGCGATGGGGTTAACGATCTGCTGGCCGAACTGGTGGGCAACCAGAACGGCTCACCGATGATGGTGCAGGCGATCCGTTAA
- the hemF gene encoding oxygen-dependent coproporphyrinogen oxidase — MSNPDISRVKAFLLALQDDICAQLAAEDGTADFTEDSWQRPGGGGGRSRVLRNGAVFEQAGVNFSHVHGDQMPASATAHRPELAGRSFEAMGVSLVIHPENPYVPTSHANVRFFIAEKPGADPVWWFGGGFDLTPYYGFEEDALHWHQTAFELCQPFGDEVYPRFKKWCDDYFYIKHRDEQRGIGGLFFDDLNTPDFDHCFAFTQAVGNGFLHAYRPIVAKRKALPWGERERQFQLYRRGRYVEFNLVWDRGTLFGLQTGGRTESILMSMPPLVRWEYDYQPEADSPEAALYRDFLPVKDWLSTASR; from the coding sequence ATGAGCAATCCCGATATTTCCCGCGTTAAAGCCTTTTTGCTGGCGCTCCAGGATGATATTTGCGCCCAGCTGGCGGCGGAAGATGGTACAGCGGACTTCACTGAAGATAGCTGGCAGCGCCCGGGCGGCGGCGGCGGACGCAGCCGCGTCCTGCGCAATGGTGCGGTGTTTGAACAGGCAGGCGTTAACTTCTCCCATGTCCATGGCGACCAGATGCCTGCCTCCGCCACCGCACACCGTCCAGAGTTAGCGGGTCGCAGTTTCGAAGCCATGGGTGTGTCACTGGTGATCCACCCGGAAAACCCTTACGTGCCCACCAGCCACGCCAACGTGCGGTTCTTTATTGCCGAGAAGCCGGGAGCCGATCCGGTGTGGTGGTTTGGTGGTGGTTTCGATCTCACGCCTTATTACGGTTTCGAGGAAGATGCGCTGCACTGGCATCAGACGGCGTTTGAGTTATGCCAGCCGTTTGGTGACGAGGTCTATCCGCGCTTTAAAAAGTGGTGCGACGATTACTTTTACATCAAACATCGTGACGAGCAGCGCGGCATTGGCGGCCTGTTCTTTGATGATCTCAACACCCCCGATTTTGACCATTGCTTTGCCTTTACTCAGGCGGTGGGCAACGGTTTTCTGCACGCCTATCGCCCGATTGTGGCGAAACGCAAAGCGCTGCCGTGGGGTGAACGTGAACGTCAGTTCCAGCTGTATCGCCGTGGCCGCTATGTCGAGTTCAACCTGGTGTGGGATCGCGGTACCTTGTTTGGTCTGCAAACCGGTGGCCGAACCGAATCGATTCTGATGTCGATGCCGCCGCTGGTGCGCTGGGAATATGATTATCAGCCGGAAGCCGACTCGCCAGAAGCCGCGTTATATCGCGACTTCCTGCCCGTGAAGGATTGGCTGAGTACCGCGTCAAGATAA
- a CDS encoding RpoE-regulated lipoprotein, protein MKVVRPALLASALVLAGCASSGSSSPADESHWYNPLSYHWSALNPLHWFGGSLTVTEQGVAGLSSSTAMTQTAIDKALSGDYTLRQGMRTQNGQVVEFWQALDDGKVKMVIHGQSSVERIEVLDSNAKSADGSKIGDLFSAKFSKAFDNCKMVPGLDSRDVECRAPNSQHIAYIYSGEWHGPEGLMPSDDTLKSWKISKIVWQR, encoded by the coding sequence ATGAAAGTTGTTCGTCCCGCGCTGCTGGCGTCGGCCCTGGTACTGGCAGGTTGTGCCAGCTCGGGTAGCTCTTCCCCGGCGGATGAAAGCCACTGGTATAATCCGCTCAGTTATCATTGGTCAGCACTGAATCCGCTGCACTGGTTTGGCGGTTCGCTCACCGTGACGGAGCAGGGGGTTGCCGGGCTTTCCAGCAGCACCGCGATGACGCAAACTGCCATCGACAAAGCCCTCAGCGGTGATTACACCCTGCGGCAGGGCATGCGCACCCAGAACGGCCAGGTGGTAGAGTTCTGGCAGGCGCTGGATGATGGCAAGGTCAAAATGGTGATTCACGGCCAAAGCAGCGTTGAGCGTATCGAAGTGTTGGATAGCAACGCGAAAAGCGCCGATGGCAGCAAAATCGGTGACCTGTTCAGTGCGAAATTCAGCAAAGCCTTCGACAACTGCAAAATGGTGCCCGGCCTCGATAGCCGTGATGTTGAGTGTCGTGCGCCGAATAGCCAGCACATCGCTTATATCTACAGCGGTGAATGGCACGGGCCTGAAGGTCTGATGCCGTCTGATGATACGCTGAAAAGCTGGAAAATCAGCAAGATCGTCTGGCAACGGTAA
- a CDS encoding DUF2919 domain-containing protein gives MVTLKYSPEEYDAKGQLRLPFLFWLILLLQARTWLLLVMAGASRQQGNDLLALFYPDRQSFWLGLALGIPAAIGLLLTGYRQRWPRLWQSWRWVLSLSLLINLLWQGGNLWQGDMPDSPFPLLLTLFDLLALYWLQTHRRLRDCFLPEHQHHE, from the coding sequence GTGGTCACGCTGAAATATTCCCCCGAAGAGTACGATGCGAAAGGGCAGCTACGGCTGCCATTTCTTTTCTGGTTGATTCTGTTATTGCAGGCGCGCACCTGGCTGCTGCTGGTGATGGCCGGCGCTTCGCGCCAACAGGGCAATGACCTGCTGGCGCTGTTTTATCCCGACAGACAAAGTTTCTGGCTCGGCCTGGCGCTGGGCATTCCAGCGGCCATCGGTTTACTGCTCACCGGCTATCGCCAGCGTTGGCCGCGCCTGTGGCAGAGCTGGCGCTGGGTGCTGAGCCTTTCGCTGCTGATTAACCTGCTGTGGCAGGGCGGTAACCTGTGGCAAGGCGACATGCCCGATTCCCCTTTCCCGCTGCTGTTGACGTTGTTTGACCTGCTGGCGCTGTACTGGCTGCAAACCCATCGTCGTCTGCGTGACTGTTTTTTGCCTGAACATCAGCATCACGAATAA
- the tal gene encoding transaldolase produces MNQLDALKQFTTVVADSGDIESIRNYHPEDATTNPSLILKAAGLDAYKHLIDDAIDYAKKQGGSKETQIINASDKVAINLGMEILKSVPGRVSTEVDARLSFDRGMCVTKAEKLVRLYEEYGIDRSRILIKLASTWEGIRAAEELEKNGINCNLTLLFSFAQARACAEAGVFLISPFVGRIYDWYNSRKPLDPYVADEDPGVKSVRRIYDYYKKHRYNTVIMGASFRKVEQILALAGCDRLTISPNLLEELANSDAPVERKLEPSTEGFHQPAPLSEAEFRWEHNQDPMAVEKLSDGIRQFAIDQQKLEDVLAARL; encoded by the coding sequence ATGAACCAGCTAGATGCATTAAAACAGTTCACCACCGTGGTGGCGGACAGTGGCGATATTGAATCCATTCGCAACTACCACCCGGAAGACGCCACCACCAACCCTTCATTAATCCTCAAAGCCGCCGGACTCGACGCCTACAAACACCTGATTGATGACGCCATCGACTACGCGAAAAAACAGGGTGGCAGCAAAGAAACCCAAATCATCAACGCCAGCGACAAAGTGGCGATCAACCTCGGTATGGAAATTCTGAAAAGCGTACCAGGCCGTGTCTCGACCGAAGTGGATGCGCGACTCTCTTTCGATCGGGGCATGTGTGTCACCAAAGCCGAAAAACTGGTGCGTTTATATGAAGAGTACGGCATCGATCGTTCCCGCATTCTGATCAAACTGGCGTCAACCTGGGAAGGCATCCGTGCTGCCGAGGAGCTGGAGAAAAACGGCATCAACTGTAACCTGACGCTGCTGTTCTCCTTCGCTCAGGCGCGGGCCTGCGCCGAAGCGGGCGTGTTCCTGATTTCACCCTTCGTTGGCCGTATTTACGACTGGTACAACAGCCGTAAACCCCTCGACCCGTATGTGGCAGATGAAGACCCGGGCGTGAAATCCGTGCGTCGCATCTACGATTACTACAAAAAGCATCGCTACAACACCGTCATCATGGGTGCCAGCTTCCGTAAAGTGGAACAGATCCTGGCACTGGCGGGTTGTGACCGACTGACGATCTCGCCCAATCTGCTGGAGGAGTTGGCCAACAGCGATGCGCCGGTAGAACGTAAACTGGAGCCGTCAACCGAAGGCTTCCATCAGCCGGCACCGCTGTCCGAAGCGGAGTTCCGCTGGGAGCATAATCAGGACCCAATGGCGGTAGAAAAATTGTCCGATGGCATTCGCCAGTTCGCCATTGACCAGCAAAAACTGGAGGACGTGCTGGCCGCTCGCCTCTAA
- the amiA gene encoding N-acetylmuramoyl-L-alanine amidase AmiA, whose product MKKISLLKRLTNRRQLLLSGLALAVLSPRLVQAKEESADLRMLPRHSKPAPPARNGKRIVMIDPGHGGIDSGAVGEQGSEEKHIVLDIANNVRQLLQDHPKVEVRLTRDTDYFIPLYQRVEIAHQHGANLFMSIHADGYTSPDANGASVFALSNRGASSAMARYMSQKENDADKVGGAEVAAKDQYLNQILFDLVQTDTIRNSLTLGKHVLDQIRPVHHLHSQHTEQAAFAVLKSPSIPSVLVETSFITNPHEEQLLGTQAFRHKIASAIADGIVNYFDEYDRRQA is encoded by the coding sequence ATGAAAAAGATTTCACTGCTCAAACGCTTAACCAATCGCCGTCAGCTGCTGCTGTCCGGGCTGGCGCTGGCGGTGCTGTCACCGCGTCTGGTCCAGGCCAAAGAAGAGAGCGCGGATTTGCGTATGCTGCCACGCCACAGCAAACCCGCACCGCCTGCCCGCAACGGCAAACGCATTGTAATGATCGATCCCGGCCACGGCGGCATCGATTCCGGTGCCGTCGGTGAACAAGGCTCGGAAGAAAAGCATATCGTGCTGGATATCGCCAACAACGTGCGGCAGTTGTTGCAGGATCATCCGAAGGTCGAAGTCCGCCTGACGCGTGACACTGACTACTTTATTCCGCTGTACCAGCGGGTTGAGATCGCCCACCAGCACGGCGCGAATCTGTTTATGTCAATCCATGCGGATGGCTACACCAGCCCGGATGCCAACGGCGCTTCCGTGTTTGCCTTATCGAACCGCGGTGCCAGCAGCGCGATGGCACGTTATATGTCGCAAAAAGAGAACGATGCTGACAAAGTCGGCGGCGCAGAAGTAGCGGCGAAGGACCAGTATCTGAACCAAATCTTGTTCGATCTGGTGCAGACCGACACCATTCGCAACAGCCTGACGTTGGGTAAACATGTGCTGGACCAGATCCGCCCGGTGCACCACCTGCACAGCCAGCACACCGAACAGGCGGCGTTTGCGGTACTGAAATCGCCTTCAATTCCTTCGGTGCTGGTGGAAACCTCGTTTATCACCAATCCGCACGAGGAGCAGTTACTCGGCACTCAGGCGTTTCGCCATAAAATTGCCAGCGCGATTGCCGATGGCATCGTCAATTACTTTGATGAGTACGATCGTCGTCAGGCTTAG
- the tkt gene encoding transketolase: protein MSSRRELANAIRALSMDAVQKANSGHPGAPMGMADIAEVLWRDFLKHNPTNPHWPDRDRFILSNGHASMLLYSLLHLTGYDLPMEELKNFRQLHSKTPGHPELGYTPGVETTTGPLGQGLANAVGMAISERTLAAQFNQPGHDIVDHYTYVFMGDGCLMEGISHEACSLAGTLGLGKLIGFYDHNGISIDGETEGWFTDDTHKRFEAYNWHVIGDIDGHDPAAVASAIKEAQSVTDKPSLIICRTIIGFGSPNKAGKEESHGAALGEAEVALARKQLGWNYPPFEIPKDIYQQWDAKEAGAAREKAWDSKFADYRAAHPELAQEFTRRMNGEMPTNWESEVQAFVEQLQANPQKIASRKASQNTLEVFGKLLPEFLGGSADLAPSNLTIWSGSKSIKEDIAGNYIHYGVREFGMTAIGNGIAHHGGFLPYTATFLMFVEYARNAARMAALMKARQVLVYTHDSIGLGEDGPTHQPVEQLASLRLTPNMSVWRPCDQVETAIAWKAAVERHHGPTALILSRQNLLQPERSKAQVADIARGGYVLQDCSGTPEAIIIATGSEIEIALGAADKLTADGHQIRVVSLPSTDVFDKQDAAYRESVLPAAVKARVAVEAGIADYWFKYVGLDGAIVGMTTFGESAPASKLFPEFGFTVENIVSHTAALLKPH from the coding sequence ATGTCTTCACGCAGAGAGTTGGCTAACGCGATTCGTGCCCTGAGCATGGACGCGGTACAAAAAGCGAATTCCGGCCACCCAGGTGCCCCGATGGGCATGGCGGATATTGCCGAAGTGCTGTGGCGCGATTTCCTCAAACACAACCCGACCAACCCCCACTGGCCCGATCGTGACCGCTTTATTCTCTCCAACGGCCATGCCTCGATGCTGCTGTATAGCCTGCTGCATCTCACCGGTTATGACCTGCCAATGGAAGAATTGAAAAACTTCCGTCAGTTGCATTCGAAAACGCCGGGACACCCGGAGCTGGGATATACCCCCGGCGTGGAAACCACCACCGGGCCACTGGGCCAGGGGCTGGCGAATGCCGTAGGGATGGCCATTTCCGAGCGCACGCTGGCGGCACAGTTTAACCAGCCGGGGCATGACATCGTCGACCATTACACTTATGTGTTTATGGGCGACGGCTGCCTGATGGAGGGGATTTCGCACGAAGCCTGCTCACTGGCGGGGACGCTCGGGCTTGGTAAGCTGATCGGTTTTTACGACCACAACGGCATCTCTATCGACGGGGAAACCGAAGGCTGGTTTACCGACGATACCCACAAACGCTTTGAAGCCTACAACTGGCATGTGATTGGCGATATCGATGGTCACGATCCGGCCGCCGTCGCCAGTGCCATCAAGGAGGCACAGAGCGTCACCGATAAACCGTCGTTGATCATCTGTCGCACCATCATCGGCTTTGGTTCACCGAATAAAGCCGGTAAAGAGGAATCACACGGTGCCGCGCTGGGCGAAGCCGAAGTAGCACTGGCGCGTAAGCAACTGGGCTGGAATTATCCGCCCTTTGAGATCCCAAAAGACATCTATCAACAATGGGATGCGAAAGAAGCCGGTGCCGCGCGGGAAAAAGCCTGGGACAGCAAATTTGCCGACTATCGAGCGGCGCATCCTGAGCTGGCGCAAGAATTTACCCGCCGTATGAACGGTGAAATGCCGACCAACTGGGAGAGCGAGGTCCAGGCATTTGTCGAACAGCTCCAGGCGAATCCGCAAAAAATTGCCAGCCGTAAAGCGTCGCAAAATACCCTTGAAGTGTTTGGCAAGCTGCTGCCGGAATTTCTCGGTGGTTCTGCCGACCTCGCGCCCAGTAATCTCACGATTTGGTCAGGTTCTAAGTCGATCAAAGAGGACATCGCCGGTAACTATATTCACTACGGCGTGCGTGAGTTTGGTATGACGGCGATCGGCAACGGTATCGCCCATCACGGCGGCTTTTTGCCTTATACCGCCACCTTCCTGATGTTTGTCGAATACGCCCGCAACGCGGCACGTATGGCCGCGTTGATGAAAGCGCGTCAGGTGCTGGTTTATACCCATGACTCGATTGGGCTGGGGGAAGATGGTCCAACGCATCAGCCGGTGGAGCAGCTGGCCAGCCTGCGACTGACGCCCAATATGAGCGTGTGGCGTCCCTGCGATCAGGTGGAAACCGCGATCGCCTGGAAGGCGGCAGTGGAACGTCACCACGGCCCGACGGCGCTGATCCTGTCGCGCCAAAACCTGTTACAACCGGAACGCAGTAAAGCGCAGGTCGCCGACATCGCCCGAGGCGGTTATGTGTTGCAGGATTGCAGCGGTACGCCGGAAGCCATCATCATTGCGACCGGTTCGGAGATAGAAATCGCTCTCGGCGCGGCAGATAAACTGACTGCTGATGGTCATCAGATCCGCGTGGTGTCGCTGCCTTCGACCGATGTATTTGATAAGCAGGATGCGGCTTATCGTGAGTCGGTGCTGCCCGCCGCAGTCAAAGCACGGGTGGCGGTAGAAGCCGGAATCGCCGATTACTGGTTCAAATATGTCGGCCTTGACGGTGCTATCGTTGGGATGACCACCTTTGGTGAGTCGGCCCCGGCCAGTAAGTTGTTCCCGGAATTTGGCTTTACGGTGGAGAACATCGTTAGCCATACTGCAGCGTTACTCAAGCCTCACTAA